CCAAAACGTCTTTGATGAGATGGTCCTGGTAGACATCAACCGGGAAAAGCTGGAGGGAGAGGTGATGGACCTGGAGCAGGGCATGCCCTTTGTCGAGCCGACCACCATCAAAGCCGGCACGATGGCAGACGGAGCCGGAGCCGACATCGTAATTGTCACCGCAGGCGCAGCTCAAAAACCGGGAGAGACCCGCCTAGACTTGGTGCAAAAAAACGTCGAAATCCTCAAAAAGCTGATCCCCGATATCGTTAGCCACGCCCCCGACGCCATTTTGCTGATGGTGAGCAACCCGGTAGATGTGCTTACCTACGCGGCCTGGAAGCTGTCGGGCCTGCCCAGAGCGCGGGTACTAGGGTCGGGCACGGTGCTCGATACGGGCCGCTTTCGCTACTTGCTGGCCCGCAAGCTGCAGATCGATTCTCGCAGCCTCCATGCCTATGTGATTGGCGAACACGGCGACAGCGAAGTGCCTTTTTGGAGCCAGACCAATGTGGCTGGGGCGCGACTTTACTACGACGGCATGCCCGACGCCGACCGGCAGGCGATGGATGACGTGTTTAACCAAACCAAAAACGCTGCCTACGAAATTATTCAGCGCAAGGGCTATACCAGCTACGCTATCGGCCTGGCCGTAACCCAAATTGTGCAGGCAATCGTGCGAGACCAAAATCGGGTGCTGACCGTGAGTTCTTTGCTAGATGATATTTCTGGCGTTAAAGATCTCTGTCTCAGCCTGCCTGCCGTCGTGAACCGCATGGGGGTAACGCGAGTGCTCAAGCTGCCTTTGAGCGAATCGGAGCAGACCCAGCTCTGTGCCTCTGCCCGAACCCTGCGGGACGTGATCGACCAGATTCGGTTCTAGACTGAAAACGTCGCCCGGTGACGACCTCATGGCTCTGCTCTACTTCCTGATTGCCTTGTTACCGATTTTGACGGTGTTTTTGCTGTTGGTGGTAGCTCGTCGCCCTGCTAGTCAGGCAATGCCGGGGGCGCTGCTGGTAACGGTTGCGATCGCACTCCTAATCTGGCGTGTTCCCCCCATCCAGGTAGCAGCCTCGCTGATACAGGGCGCAGTGATTGCTGCTGAGATTCTCTATATCGTGCTGGGAGCCATTCTGCTGCTGAACGTGCTGCGCGAGTCGGGGGCGATCAGCGTCATTCGCGAGAGCTTACTGGGGCTGTCGCGCGATCGCAGAGTGCAGGTGATTATCATCGCCTGGCTATTTGGCAGCTTTATCGAAGGGGCCTCTGGCTTTGGCACGCCCGCCGTGATCTGCGTGCCGCTGCTAGTAGCCGTAGGCTTTCCGGCGATGGCTGCCGTCATGGTCGCCCTGATTATCCAGAGCACTCCCTCGACCTTTGGGGCTGTGGGCACCCCGATCCTCTTTGGCGTCGCCACTGGGCTAGAAGGAGCCGAAACCGTAGAGGCGACCCTGGCCAGTCAAGAGCTGCCCTTCCCAGCTTATCTAGATCAGGTCGCTGCCCAAGCCGGACTGCTGCACGGCCTGATCGGCACCCTCATTCCCCTGATTTTGGTGCTGACCCTGACCTACTTCTTTGGCCGCCCCTCTTCCCTCTCTGAGGGGCTAAAGCTCTGGAAGCTAGCCCTGCTAGCAGGCGTCGCCTTTACTTTACCCTACACCCTGACTGCCGTTTTTCTGGGGCCTGAGTTCCCCTCTCTAATTGGCGGCCTAGTTGGGCTAATGGTCATAGTTGGCGTACTGCGGCGAGGCTGGCTGCAGCCTCCGCAAATCTGGGACTTCCCCCCCGAGGAGCAGTGGCCCGACGAGTGGATAGGCAGCGTCATGCCCCAGCTGCGCACCCCGCCCCAATCGATGACCGTGCTTAAAGCCTGGCTGCCCTACCTGCTGCTGGGCCTGCTGCTGGTGCTGTCGCGGCTGCAGGCACTGCCCCTGCGTGGTTGGCTCCAGAGCCTGCGCTTGAGCTGGCCCAACGTGTTAGGCACCAACCTGGCCATCTCCTCCCAGCCCCTCTACCTACCCGCCACCCTGTTTTTGGTCGTGGTCGTAATCACCTACTTCCTCCACCAGATGAAGCCGCCGGAGATGAGGAATGCGATCGCACAAGCCCTACCCCTACTGCAAAAAACCGCCCTGGCCCTCGGCGCTGCCGTCCTCATGGCCCGTGTCTTCATCAACTCCGAAGTCAACACTGCCGGACTGGCCAGCATGCCCCTCACCCTAGCCGCAGGCATATCTGCCCTAGCCGGCCAAACCTGGCCCTTCTTCGCCCCCATCGTCGGCCTGATCGGAGCCTTTGTCGCAGGCAGCGTCACCGTCAGCAACATGATGTTTTCCCTGTTCCAATTCGGCGTTGCCGAAGCCATCAACGCCCCCACCGCCGCCATTCTTGCCCTCCAAAGTGTAGGGGCCTCAGCCGGCAACGTCATCTGTGTCTCCAACATCGTCGCCGCCGCCGCTACCGTCGGCCTCCTGGGCCGAGAAGGTCTGCTAATTCGCCGCCTCATGATCCCAGTGCTGTATTACCTGGGGTTTACGGGGCTGCTGGGCCTAGTGGTGGTGGGGTGAGAAGACACGGAGACACAGAAGAAGACAAGCAGCAAGATCTCCATCTCCCATCCTTCCCTTCTCCCTTTCCCCGCGTCTTCCCCTCTCCCTATTTCTACAAAAGGATCCAACCATGCCCCAACTCATCCTCATCCGCCACGGACAAAGCCTCTGGAATGCCGCGAACAAGTTCACTGGTTGGGTAGACGTGCCCCTGAGCGAGCGAGGTCGAGCTGAGGCCACCATTGCCTCAACCAAGCTACGAGACTATCGGGTGCAGGTCTGCTATACCAGCAAGCTGATTCGGGCCATCGAAACGGCCATTGTTTGCCTGACTGAGTGCAGTGAAATCTGCGGCGGTCGCGTTCCCATCATCCAACACGATGCCAGCGATCCCGACTGGCATGGCTGGGACAGGTATGAAGGCGAACCCAGCGAGGAACTGCCCATCTTCACCTGTGCAGCCCTCGATGAACGCTACTACGGTGACCTACAGGGCCTAAACAAAGCCGAAACCGCTGCTAAATATGGCGCAGCCCAAGTTCACGAATGGCGACGCTCCTACACCACCCGCCCCCCCCGTGGCGAAAGCTTAGAAGACACCCAAAAACGAGTCATCCCCTACTTCAACCAGCGCATCCTGTGCCACCTCCGGGAAGGCAACAACGTTTTAGTTGCTGCCCACGGCAACTCGCTGCGGGCCATCATCATGGTGCTAGACAACCTCAAAGAAGAAGACGTGCCAACACTAGAGCTAGTCACCGGAATTCCAATCATCTATGAGTTTGATGACGAAGGGAAAGTGACAGGCAAGGTGATTTTGAATAATTAAGACGCGGGGATAGGGGGACACGGAGACAAAGCTTATCTACTCCTTCCTTCCCCGCATTTCCCCTCTCTGCGTCCCCGCGTCTTCTCCACTCCCGCCTAACTCACCTGCCGCGTCGGCCTCACCAGCAAATCATGCACCTGCACATGCTCAGGCTGGCTCAGGATATACGCAACAGCATCGGCCACATCCTCGGGCTGGAGGACGGGGTATTTGCTATAGAGGTCTTGGGCTTTTTCGAGGCTGTTGTGATACTTTTCAGCAAATTCGGTTTCGACAAAGCCAGGGCTGACAGAGGACACGCGGATATCTAGCCCTTCGGATCTGAGTTCTTGGCGCAGTCCTTCGGTGAGCGATCGCACCGCAAATTTCGTAGCCGAATACAGGCCGCTGCCGCCCGGTACCCGGTGCCCCGACATAGAACTAATGTGCAGAATGTGGCCTTGGCCGCTCTTGTCCCGCATGTCGCGGGTGGCCTCGCGGGTACAGATACAGAGGGCTAGCACGTTGACCTCCAGCATTTCTCGCCAGGCTTCGGTGCCGCCCTCCATCAGGGACTGCTTGTGGCCCAGCCCGGCGTTGTTAATCAGTACATTCACGCCGCCCCAGCTATCGCGCACAGTCTGAAAGAAGGCCAAAATGTCTGCTTCTTGGCGCAGATCGACGGATTGAATCAGAACTTCAGTACCGTCAGCCTGAAGCTCTTGCTGCAGACTCAAGAGCCGCTCCTCCCGGCGGGCGCAGAGGGCAAGACGATAGCCCGACTGGGCTAGCCGCTGGGCAATTGCTCGACCAA
The nucleotide sequence above comes from Pseudanabaena sp. FACHB-2040. Encoded proteins:
- a CDS encoding 2,3-bisphosphoglycerate-dependent phosphoglycerate mutase: MPQLILIRHGQSLWNAANKFTGWVDVPLSERGRAEATIASTKLRDYRVQVCYTSKLIRAIETAIVCLTECSEICGGRVPIIQHDASDPDWHGWDRYEGEPSEELPIFTCAALDERYYGDLQGLNKAETAAKYGAAQVHEWRRSYTTRPPRGESLEDTQKRVIPYFNQRILCHLREGNNVLVAAHGNSLRAIIMVLDNLKEEDVPTLELVTGIPIIYEFDDEGKVTGKVILNN
- a CDS encoding L-lactate dehydrogenase — protein: MFDTLFINNPVPDLKVDPLRPLKGVIVGAGQVGMACAYSLLIQNVFDEMVLVDINREKLEGEVMDLEQGMPFVEPTTIKAGTMADGAGADIVIVTAGAAQKPGETRLDLVQKNVEILKKLIPDIVSHAPDAILLMVSNPVDVLTYAAWKLSGLPRARVLGSGTVLDTGRFRYLLARKLQIDSRSLHAYVIGEHGDSEVPFWSQTNVAGARLYYDGMPDADRQAMDDVFNQTKNAAYEIIQRKGYTSYAIGLAVTQIVQAIVRDQNRVLTVSSLLDDISGVKDLCLSLPAVVNRMGVTRVLKLPLSESEQTQLCASARTLRDVIDQIRF
- a CDS encoding SDR family NAD(P)-dependent oxidoreductase, whose protein sequence is MTDQANQVAMITGASSGIGRAIAQRLAQSGYRLALCARREERLLSLQQELQADGTEVLIQSVDLRQEADILAFFQTVRDSWGGVNVLINNAGLGHKQSLMEGGTEAWREMLEVNVLALCICTREATRDMRDKSGQGHILHISSMSGHRVPGGSGLYSATKFAVRSLTEGLRQELRSEGLDIRVSSVSPGFVETEFAEKYHNSLEKAQDLYSKYPVLQPEDVADAVAYILSQPEHVQVHDLLVRPTRQVS
- a CDS encoding L-lactate permease, whose translation is MALLYFLIALLPILTVFLLLVVARRPASQAMPGALLVTVAIALLIWRVPPIQVAASLIQGAVIAAEILYIVLGAILLLNVLRESGAISVIRESLLGLSRDRRVQVIIIAWLFGSFIEGASGFGTPAVICVPLLVAVGFPAMAAVMVALIIQSTPSTFGAVGTPILFGVATGLEGAETVEATLASQELPFPAYLDQVAAQAGLLHGLIGTLIPLILVLTLTYFFGRPSSLSEGLKLWKLALLAGVAFTLPYTLTAVFLGPEFPSLIGGLVGLMVIVGVLRRGWLQPPQIWDFPPEEQWPDEWIGSVMPQLRTPPQSMTVLKAWLPYLLLGLLLVLSRLQALPLRGWLQSLRLSWPNVLGTNLAISSQPLYLPATLFLVVVVITYFLHQMKPPEMRNAIAQALPLLQKTALALGAAVLMARVFINSEVNTAGLASMPLTLAAGISALAGQTWPFFAPIVGLIGAFVAGSVTVSNMMFSLFQFGVAEAINAPTAAILALQSVGASAGNVICVSNIVAAAATVGLLGREGLLIRRLMIPVLYYLGFTGLLGLVVVG